The Siansivirga zeaxanthinifaciens CC-SAMT-1 region GAAAGGTTTTACACTTACTTTTCCGTCTTTAAATTCGAGTTTTGTTTTTAAGTCTTTTAAATTAAGTTTATTAAAATCAATAAAATTTAAAGAGCTAGTAAGCTTACTTAACAAGGCGCTTTGGTTTTCGCTTATTTTGGTTGAAAGTAATTCGGCTAAAGCATTACCAGAAACGGTACTTAAATTGGGCGTAAAATCGTCTCCTAAATTACCAGATAAGCTAATATTTGTATTAAGTTTTCCTTGAATAAAATTAGCGATAGGAGCCAAACTTTGTAGTAATTCTAAACCTTTAAAAGATTTTGAAATATCGAAATTATTGGCGCCTAAATTAAAATTAAAAGTAGGTGTTTCGTTTTTAGTAGAAACATCGCCATTTATGGCTAAGGCACCATCAAAAATACTCGAAGTTAAATTTGTTATGCTGGCTTGTTCGTATTTAATAGTAAGAACACCTTTAACATCTTTCAAATTTAAATTGTCGTAAACAACGGTATTTGCACTCGCATTTAATGTGCAATCAAAAAATGCCGGAATTTTTAAAGCTTCTGTTGGAGTATTGGTTTTATTGGCCGTTTCGTTGCTTTCTTCAGCCATAAAATCACTTACTTTAAATACATTAGAATTTAAATTAAAGTTTCCTTGCAGTTTGTTATTACTCAATAAAAAGCCCATTAAATTTTTAATAGTTCCGGTTGCATTAATATCGCTTTCACCTGTTTTAGCTTTGAAATTATTTAAGGAAACGGTTTCCGGATTAAACGTTAAGCTTGCTTCTGAAATATTAAAAGGATGCACCATCTCTTCTGAAGTAAATTCGAAATTTGAAAGACTGGCAGCACCGCTGTTTTTTATTCGTGCGTAGGCATTTGTTTCTAGAGCTTCCATATCGAAAGCGGTATTTAATTTAGCTTTTAAAATGCCGGTTAACCGATGCTCTAAATCAATAGGATATGCTTTTGATAAGTTAGCAAGGTTTAAAACACCATCGATGTTCGCATTGACTAACATATTTTTTGTGATGTTTTTTAGGGTTGCCGACGATTTAAAAACATCGTTATCAATTTTAAAATTGAGGGTATTAATATCAATATAAGTATCGTCAACTAATCCCGTGGTGTTTTTTATTGCTGTATTTATAACAATATTTTCAACACGTTTTGGTAAATCTGGATATTTAAACGAAGCGTTGTTAGATGTTATTTGAATATCCAGCTTGGGTATGGTGGTATCGGTAGACATTCCTTTTATAATACCTTTCACCTTAAATTCGCCAGTAGTTTCAACCCCATTAATGTTTTTAGAGTAGGTTTCTGGAATCACGGCTAAAAAGTTTTTAAAATCCGATTCCGGATTTTCAAAAGTAATATCAATGTCTTGTCCGTTTTCAAGAAGCTGAACCCAACCTTTAAACTCTAAAGGCAATTTATTAATAAAACCTTGATTTTTTTTGAATGTGTATTTGCTGTTATTCAGGTCTAAACCAATGAGTGCATCTAATTTTACCGGGTTATTGTTTAAATAGTTAATACTATCAAATGTAAAACTAACATGAGCCTCGGTTTTTGTGTCTAATTCTGAATCTTCAGCCGAAAAAATACCGCTTCCAGTATGATTAAGCTCGCTAATGTATAAGGACATTTTTGAAACATCATCAATGTAAGTAATCGCGCTATTATTGATGCTGTAATGGTCTATATCGAAAGCAAAACTGCTGGCTTCGGTTGAAGCGTTTGCTTTGTCTTTAGAAATATCGTAATTGGTGTTTCCAAAACTATCTGTTTTTAAGGTAAGCATGGCCTTATCAACCGTAATAGCATTAACCTCTAAGGGGCCGTCGCTGGCGCTTTTAAATAGTTCTTTAACAGACATGCTAAAAGCTATGTTTTTGGCACTTACAAGGGTTTGGTCTTTAAAAGGTTCGAAATTGGTAATTAGTAAATCGTTAATACCAACATGTACTTTAGGGAAACTTTTAATAAAGCTTAAACTTACATCGCTAAACTCAACTTTTGCATTAACGTTTTCGTTAATAAAACGTTTTACTATATCTTTAATTTGCCCCTGAAAAGCAAAGGGAAGTGCTAATAAAAGAGCTAAAATAATAAGTATAGAGATGCCGAAAATTTTTAGTGCTTTCTTCAAAATAATGAGCGTTTAGAGTTTGTAATTACTTTATAAAAAGATATACGCAAAAATGCGACGAAAAGTTTTAATATAAGAATTTACGACGTTAAGTTTTGTATAAAGTTTATATGAGGTCTATTTCTTCGTTCACCTTTAAATTGAAGCGTTTACTAAATAAAAACACACCTAAATATAAAAATGGGGTATCTAAAACGGCAATAATGAGCTTAAATAGAAAACCACTAATAAGCAGTCCGTTAAAATTGGCCCAATCTATAATACCGAAAAAACATAAAAGGGTTACAATACTAAGGGTATCAACAAATTGAGAAAACCAGGTAGAAAAATTATTTCTAATCCAGAGATGTTTGCCTTTGGTTACGCGTTTCCAGAAATGATAAATTTGAATATCTACAAACTGTGCAAACAAATAGGTAAGCATACTGGCAAAAACAGCGATGGCCGAGTTGCCAAATACGGTGCTAAACATGTCGTCGCTAACATAAGACCAAGAGGTAGCTGGCACATGGCTGGCTGTAAAAACAATTAATAAAGAGAAAAGTGAAGCAAATATACCAACCACCACAATGTCGTTGGCGCGTTTTTTACCATAAATTTCACTAATTAAATCGGTGATTAAAAAGGTGATAGGATAAGGTAAAATACCTACCGATATTTCAAAAAGTTTGCTGCCAAAAATCTCCATATCAAACGGATACCAGTAAAAGAATTTTTGAAAAATTAAATTTGATACCACCAGCGAGGTAATAAACAATCCTCCTAAAAGCAGATAAATACGTTGGGCAGCAAGTTTGTTTTTTAAGGTCATGAAATTTTGTGAATAAATAGGCTTCGTAAATATAAAGGAATAAATTTTGTTTTAGTTATTTTGCCATTACTTATGATGCAACCAACCACATTTTACGTAGCTTTAGGAAGTAATAAAGGCGATAAATTTAAAAATCTACAGGACGCTATAGATTTAATTCATTTTAAAATTGGCCACATTACCCTTATTTCTAAAGTGTATAAATCGCCAGCTTTTGGTTTTGAAAGTGACGATTTTTTTAATTGTTGCCTCATTCTAGAAAGCTATTTAGAACCCCAGGTGGTTTTAGAGTCTTTGCTAAAAATTGAAACACAACTAGGACGTGTTCGAACAGACCTAAACACATACGAAGCACGTATTATCGATTTAGATATTATTTTGGTTGAAGACCAGATTATAAATACAAACACACTAATAGTACCGCATCCCGAAATGCAAAAACGAAAGTTTGTTTTGCAGCCATTAAGCGATATTGCATCAAATGTAAAACACCCATTATTACAAAAAGATATTGCGCATTTGTTAGTTGATTGTGCCGACCCAAGTGTTCTGGAACCTATTAATATTGGGTTAAAAAAACCAAGTAAAGCCATCGATTTTTCTAAATATAGTTTTATTGCTATTGAAGGTAATATAGGAGCAGGAAAAACCAGTTTAGCTAACAAAATAGCCAACGATTTTAATGCAAAACTTATTTTAGAACGGTTTGCCGATAATCCGTTTTTGCCCAAGTTTTATAACGATGCGGTGCGTTATGCTTTTCCATTAGAAATGTCTTTCCTTGCCGATAGATACCAACAAATTAGCGACGATTTATCGCAACTTGATTTGTTTAAAGATTTTATTGTTAGTGATTATGATGTTTTTAAATCGCTCATTTTTTCAAAAATAACATTACAAGAAGACGAGTTTAAACTATACAGAAAGTTGTTTTATTTAATGTATAAAGAGCTTCGTAAACCCGATTTATATGTGTATTTGTATCAAGATACCGAACGTTTGCAGGAAAATATTAAAAAACGCGGACGCGATTACGAGCAAAATATAGCCAATGAATATCTCGAAAAAATCAATACGGGCTATTTAGAATTTTTAAAAACACAAACCGAATTTAACGTAAAAATTATTGATATTTCCAATAGAGATTTCGTAAAAAATCGTTCTGATTATTTATGGGTTTTGAGAGAGATATTATTAAATTCTTGATAGTTTTAAAGATTATTTTCTGCATCATTTGTAATTTTAGCATAATAAATCGACCAATAATTGAGTTATTTATTTAAAATATAATTTAATTAATTTAATGTGCTTTTGCAATTGCAAGGCTTAACTAGTTCAGCTTATTTGATTACTTATTATTTGAAAATCATTAAAGTAGGACAGGATAGTTCAGGATAGATTATTTTTTTTAATCTTTAATTTTACAAAAAAATTCAAAAAAAATATGGAAAAAACAAAAAATACACACAGAATATTAACAATTATCTCATTAATTGTTTTTATAACCTATTTTTCTTGTTCGTCTAGTGATACAGATCTTAGTCAAGAGATAGAGGAGGTTGTTATTCCTGTCCCAGAACCAGAACCAGATCCAGTCCCTGAACCAGAACCAGAAGTGATAATTGATGAAGATACAGGTCCTTATACAACATGCAATCCCGAAGGTGAAAATGCTACTAGAACATCAAACGATCTACCCAACCCTGTTAATGTTGGGACTATTGATGATAGGAGTTGTTATGCAAATTACAAAGAGGTTGAAATTGATGGACTTACTTGGGGAATATACAACATAACAGCTGGTTCCAATAATCAGGATGCTCCAAATACCTTACAACCTCGAATAGAACGTTCATTACCTGTAGCGAACTCCAATGTAGGATCATCTGTTAAATTTACAGGAGACTTTAGAATTCTAGAAGTAGCTGATGCAGGTTCTTTTGGTCAAGATGGTACTTACATAGCACAAGCTAAAGGACAACACACTGGTGGCGGAGGTTCTGCCGATCCCGCTATTTGTCTATATAGAGCACATCCTGTTTACGGTACAGGTAGTAAAGCAGATAAACAAGTTGCTTTTGATATCTATGCTGAGCGTATATTAGAACGTGGTGGCTCTGGAAGCGGTAGAGAAGTTGTTCTACTAAAAAGAGTTAATAAAAATGAAATAACTTCTTTTGTGTTAGAGGTAGGTTTTAAAGTAGACCCAAGCGATTCTTCAAAAAAAATACACTATTGTAATGCTATAATTGGAGGTGAAGCCTTTAATTGGAATATTCCTTCACCAGAAAGAGGGACCCAATCGAAAATTAGATATGGTGCATACCGAGTTAGAGGCGGAAGAGCACAGATTAGATGGGCAAATACAACGCATGAAAGAGTTCAAAACTAATTTAAATTTGATTTAGAATCGTATTCTATAAACGTAAAATAAAAAAGGCTGCCTTAGAAGGTAGCTTTTTTTATTTAGGAGACAAAACCAAATATGAAAAGGTTTATGGTAATTCATATAATATGGTGATAATTTGACTTTTGTTGGGTCTATCTAAATAATACGTTGTTAGTTGTTTCGCACAATTAATTTTTAAATTAAATGGAGGTTTTAATAAATCAACTCCACTATCGTGTTTTAACCGAATACCTTGGCCAGATATAATATCCTTATTCGGAATAAAATCACCTAAAGGAATATGCTCAGTTAGGATAATATATTTATAATAGTGGATTTTTTTAAGGATGCTTTTAATCTCAGCGTTTGATAAATGTTGCAATACTTGTCTTAAAATAATACAGTCTGCATTAGGAAGTTCATCTATTGCAATATTTATGCAGTGGAATTCTAAATTATCAGCTTTAAATAATTTTTTATTTCTTTTAATTAGGCTATCCACAATATCAATAGCAATATATGTTTTAGTGAATTTTATAAGGTGCTTTCCAATATTAAAATCGCCACAACCTAAATCGCAGACTACCAGTGGTTTTTTATGAGATTTTAAAAAAGTGATTACAGTTTCTATATAGGGGGTTATAATTTTAGGTTCGTGAGATCCTTCACCCGAGTAAAAATCAAATGTATGGCCTCCCCAAAGATGCATGTTATAGATTTGTTCCATAACAGCTTTTGTTGGCCAGGGTGTTTTTGATTTTTTTTCCAAAGTTTTTTAAAAAAAATGTTGTTTAAATATCGATATTTAATACCATTAAGAAAACGGTTTTCGGTGTATAGTTCTAGTCGATTTATTGCGTTGCTTGATGCAGCTTACTAAACACATCCCAAATTACAATACCGCAACTCACCGAAATATTTAAAGAATGTTTGGTGCCGTATTGCGGAATTTCAATAACCACATCGCTTGCAGAAACCACTTTTTGTGAAACACCTTTAACTTCGTTGCCAAAAACTAAAGCATAAGTTGTATGGGCTTCGGGTGCAAAATTATTTAGCATTGTAGCATTTTCGGCCTGCTCAATAGCGCATATTTTAATGTTTTGAGCTTTTAGTTTTTCAATTAAATCCATGGTGTTTTCAACATATTGCCAGGCTACGGTATCGGTGCTTCCTAATGCTGTTTTATGAATATCTTTGTTTGGCGGTGTTGCCGTAATGCCACAGAGGTAAATTTTTTCAACTAAAAAAGCATCACTTGTTCTAAAAACAGAGCCAATATTGTTTAAACTTCTAATATTGTCTAACACAATAATTAGAGGTGTTTTTTTTGCTTCTTTAAAATCATCGACACTCAATCGGTCTAATTCGCTGTTTTTTAGTTTTCGCATTTAATAAATGATTAATAATTGTAGATAACTTATAGGGTTTCAACTTCAAAAAAAATCAAAATAACAGTACATTAGCAATCTTACAATACATGCAAAAATAACACTTAAAAACCACTTTACCATTGGCAAAAAAAGAGAAAAAAGAAACACCTTTAATGAAGCAGTATAACGCTATAAAAGCAAAATATCCTGATGCTTTATTGTTGTTTCGCGTGGGTGATTTTTATGAAACCTTTGGTGAAGATGCTATTAAAACCGCTGGGATTTTAGGTATTATTTTGACTAAGCGTGGCGCTGGAAGTGAGAGTGAAATTGAACTAGCAGGATTTCCGCACCATTCTTTAAATACGTATTTACCAAAACTTGTAAAAGCCGGAGAGCGCGTTGCTATATGCGATCAATTAGAAGACCCCAAGCAAACAAAAACCATTGTAAAGCGAGGTGTTACCGAGTTAGTAACGCCTGGTGTAGCCTTAAATGATGAGGTATTAATATCGAAATCGAATAACTTTTTATGTTCGGTGTATTTCGATAAAAAAAACATTGGTGTTTCTTTTTTAGATATCTCTACAGGTGAGTTTTTAACCTCACAAGGCAATGCCGAATACATTGATAAGTTATTACAAAATTTTAATCCGAGTGAAGTTTTGGTTTCTAAGCAAAAACGCACGTTGTTTAACGAAACGTTTGGCACCGATTTTCATACATTTTATTTAGAAGATTGGGTTTACCAAACCGATTATGCTTACGAAACCTTAATTAAACATTTTAACACAAAAACCTTAAAAGGGTTTGGTATTGAAGCGTTGCAGGAAGGTATTATAGCCTCGGGTTCGGTGCTTCATTATTTATCGGAAACGCAGCATAATAAATTAGAGCATATTGCCTCTATTTCAAGAATTGCCGAAGACGATTATGTTTGGATGGATAAATTTACCATTCGTAATTTAGAGTTGTACAATTCTACAAACAACAATGCGGTTACCCTTTTAAGCGTCATTGATAAAACAATTTCGCCTATGGGCGGGCGTATGTTAAAACGCTGGTTGGCCTTACCTCTTAAAAGCATCGATAAAATAAAGCAACGCCATGAAGTGGTTAGTTTTTTCACCAAGGAAACTTCGGTGCTTCAGAAAATACAAAATCAAATAAAACATATTGGCGATTTAGAGCGGTTAATTTCAAAAATAGCTACCGGAAAAGTTAATCCGCGTGAGGTTATTCAGCTTAAAAATTCATTAGAAGCTATAGTTCCTATAAAATCGATTGCTTCAAACTGCACAAACGAATCTTTAAAAATTATAGGCGATAATTTGCAAAGTTGCGATGTACTTCGCGCCAAAGTGAAAGAAATGCTTAATGAAGACGCGCCTGTAAATGTATTAAAAGGTCATACCATTTCAGCGGGCTTTTCGCAAGAGTTAGACGAGCTTCGAGGTTTATCAAAATCAGGAAAAGATTATCTCGATAATATGCTTAAACGCGAAAGTGAACTTACGGGCATCACGTCGCTTAAAATAGATTCAAACAACGTTTTTGGTTATTATATTGAAGTGCGCAACACGCATAAAGATAAAGTGCCAGACAGCTGGATACGAAAGCAAACCTTAGTAAATGCCGAGCGCTATATAACCGAAGAATTAAAAGAATACGAAACCAAAATATTAGGTGCCGAAGATAAAATTCTAGCCATCGAGCAGCAATTGTTTGCCGAATTGGTAGCATGGTTAAACCAATATATAAAACCGGTACAACAAAATGCCTATTTAATTGGCCAGTTAGACTGTTTATGTGGTTTTGCTCAATTAGCTATCGATAATAACTACATCTACCCAGAGATGGATGCTAGTTTTGATTTAGATATTAAAGAGGGACGCCATCCAGTTATAGAAAAACAATTGCCTATTGGAGAAGCCTACATTGCCAACGATGTGTTTTTAGATAGAGCAACCCAGCAAATTATCATGATTACCGGGCCCAATATGTCGGGTAAATCGGCTATTTTACGTCAAACAGCCTTAATCGTTTTATTGGCTCAAATGGGTAGTTTTGTTCCAGCAAAAGAAGCCCGAATTGGTTTAGTAGATAAAATATTTACCAGAGTAGGAGCGAGCGATAATATCTCGATGGGCGAATCGACTTTTATGGTTGAAATGAACGAAACAGCTTCTATTCTTAATAATATATCCGATAGAAGTTTGGTGTTACTCGATGAAATTGGTCGTGGCACCAGTACTTATGATGGTATTTCTATAGCCTGGGCGATTAGTGAGTATTTACATGAACACCCATCAAAACCCAAAACATTATTTGCAACACATTACCACGAACTTAATGAAATGACCGAAACTTTTAGTCGTATTAAAAACTTTAATGTTTCGGTAAAAGAATTAAAAGACAATGTGCTTTTTTTAAGAAAACTGGTAGAAGGTGGTAGCGAGCATAGTTTTGGTATTCATGTAGCTAAAATGGCCGGAATGCCGCAGCAGGTTTTGCGACGCGCTAATCAGGTTTTGAAAAAATTAGAGAAGTCGCATTCCAGTGAAGAACTCACCGAAACAGTTAAATCTTTAAATAATGAGATGCAACTCAGTTTTTTTAATTTAGACGACCCTTTGTTAGAAAATATAAAAGAAGAAATACTACATACTGATATAGATACACTTACACCTGTTGAAGCCCTCATGAAATTAAACGAAATTAAACGTATGTTGGTAAAGAAATCTAAAAACTAATATTTTTTTAAAATAATTTCAAAAAAGACTTTGTACTTTTAATAATTGTACTAAATTTGCAACCGCAATAACGATATTGCACGTTCATACAAAGACTGCGAAAGTAGCTCAGGGGTAGAGCATCACCTTGCCAAGGTGAGGGTCGCGGGTTCAAATCCCGTCTTTCGCTCTGAAACTTTCTAAAAATATACCATGCTGAAGTGGTGGAATCGGTAGACACGTTGGACTTAAAATCCAATGAACATTAGTTCGTGCGGGTTCAAGTCCCGCCTTCAGTACCAAGTGGGACAAATCATTTTTTTTTGATTTGTCCCTTTTTTTATTCCCTTGTGAGCCCTTGTTAACACTAGCAATTTTCAAAAGTATAGGGTTTACATCAGCGGTTCGAACTTCATTTTTTTCAAATTGAAATTTTTTAGGGAATATCGAACCAATTAATTTTCTCTTACGGTCAATATCTGAATTAATAAACAGATTATCAATGCTTTCTAATTTATTTAATCCGTTTCTATAGGTGTTAAGAATTTCGTTTTGATTGGTTTGCTGTTTTTCTTTATCCTTTAATTCGTTGAAAGTAGTTTCATATCTAATTTTAGCTTTTTGGTAGTCATTAGAGTCTATTTTCCCATCAATAAACAAGTCCTGTAGCTTTTCAAGTCTCTCGTTAATATCGCTCAATTTTTTGTAATGACTTGCTCCCAGAGCTTGGGTTTTAGATTGTAGTTTAAACTTATCTTTAATCATTTTAAAGAGTAGGTTTTGGGTGTTTTTATTTAAGCTAATACTCTGTAAGAAGTCTTGAAACCAAAGTTCCACATCCTGAGCTTTATATCTTGTATTGCATGGTTTCACACAATGGTAATAGTCATAATATTTAGAACGCCCTTTGCTAGAACTAGCTAATAAGGGATTATGGCAATTAGGGCAAAGCACAAAATCTTTTAATGGAAAAATGGGATTTATTTTTTTATGTTTTAGTTTAAACTGCTTTTTTCCACCATCAATAATGGATTGCACCTCTTGAAATAATGCTTTAGAAACAATAGGTTCATGTATGCCCTCTACAATCATTTCCTGCTCGTCTTTGAATGCTTTAATGTAAATATCTCCACAATAGAGGCTGTTTCTGATAATTCTAGCAAAAGCAGATTTACTAGTCTTAAATCCATTTTTTCTTAGAATATCCAGTACCTCTTTTTGATTGTAGTGTTTAGAAGCAATAAGCTCAAAAGCTTTCTGAATATGTTTAGCATCTTCATTGGGTTTAAGAATGGGTTTCTTGTGGTTGTCTCTACCCATATCATAGCCTTTAGGAGGGCTAGCTACATATCTCCCTTCTTTAAAAGCACGTCTCATACCAGATATGACATTAAGGGAACGTCTTTGATTTTCAACCTCTGGTATAGACAGATATACTGCAAGCATGATTCCCTGTTCAGGGATAGATAAATCTAAAGGTTGTTCGATAGCATTGACGATAATACCTAAATCATTAAAGGTTTTAATAATATTATAAGATTCGGTGGTATTTCTAGAAAACCTATCCCATTTTATAAATAAAATTTCATCAATGGTTGTAGCATTCTTTTTGGCATACTGCATAAGCTTTTTGAATTCGGGTCTATTAAATGTTTTAGCAGAATAATCTTCTCTGTAGACACCTATAATATCATAGTTATTAAGTTTGCAGTAGTTTTTCAGTTTTTGCTCTTGGTCTCGCAATGAAAATCCTTTGTCAGCTTGTTCGTCTGTAGAAACCCTGACGTATAAAATAGCTTGTTTCATAATGTATCGATTTTTGTAAGGTTGTCGCATATCATTTCTGAAAGAACTTCCAATAGGTTAATAATCTCTTTTATTTCTGCTTCCGTATAAGGTGTTTTGTTTTGATGGTTTAAAATTGTTGTTGCTTCATTAATATTCACGATTTCCAATATGGTGGATAAAAATAGAGCTACTATTGTCATCTCACTTTTGGCGATGAAGTGCTAAGGGCCTCTTAGGACTATATTTGTTTTTTTAGTATATTTTTAATTACCAAATGCTTGTCGTTTCTAAAAATAATCTCAGCACGCTGGTATTGCTTTAAACCAATGAGAGTTCTTATCGCTTGAGCCTCATGGTTTTTTAAATCTTGCTCATTGGTTATTTCTACTTCAAAAGTTTCATTATTGTGGCTTCTGTAAATTTTTATTTGTTTAAAGTCTTTTTGCTTTAATAGTTTCAAAAGTTCTAATTCACTTGGAGTATAAAGCGCAAATAGCACTGTGTATTTATACAAAGCCTCATCTTGATAAAACTTTGATACCAGAGGTACTATGGGGATATTTATTACAGAATGGTGGATTAAATTTGTTACAAGCTCTTCTCTAAAGTCTCTGGCATTCATTTTAGCTTCTATATCTTCAGCTACAGGATTAAATATGTTATAACTGAAAGTAGCTTCTTCAGAAACCTCTAGAGGTTTTCTGTGAAGTATTAGGGCTGGTGTATGACCAAAAAGAAGAACTGAACTGACTAACCCTCCTAGATTAGTGAAATATATTTTATAATCTTCAGGGATATTCTCTAAAATTGATTTTATAATTTCTACATTAAATCCTTCGTCTTCAGTTGCCATATAGTTTAGCTCTTCTGGAAGCCCTTTTTCAACTATTTCAGATATCGTTTGATCGCTTAGGCTGTTAAAATAACTTTGGTCTATCGGTTCATATAAATAGTCCTTTATATTTTTTAAGTCTTTTAGGGATAATCCTATAACACGAAGTTCTTTTATTATAAGTACCCATAACGCTTCGAAGTAATTTAGTTCCACGCGTCTTCTAG contains the following coding sequences:
- the folK gene encoding 2-amino-4-hydroxy-6-hydroxymethyldihydropteridine diphosphokinase — protein: MMQPTTFYVALGSNKGDKFKNLQDAIDLIHFKIGHITLISKVYKSPAFGFESDDFFNCCLILESYLEPQVVLESLLKIETQLGRVRTDLNTYEARIIDLDIILVEDQIINTNTLIVPHPEMQKRKFVLQPLSDIASNVKHPLLQKDIAHLLVDCADPSVLEPINIGLKKPSKAIDFSKYSFIAIEGNIGAGKTSLANKIANDFNAKLILERFADNPFLPKFYNDAVRYAFPLEMSFLADRYQQISDDLSQLDLFKDFIVSDYDVFKSLIFSKITLQEDEFKLYRKLFYLMYKELRKPDLYVYLYQDTERLQENIKKRGRDYEQNIANEYLEKINTGYLEFLKTQTEFNVKIIDISNRDFVKNRSDYLWVLREILLNS
- a CDS encoding AsmA-like C-terminal region-containing protein, producing MKKALKIFGISILIILALLLALPFAFQGQIKDIVKRFINENVNAKVEFSDVSLSFIKSFPKVHVGINDLLITNFEPFKDQTLVSAKNIAFSMSVKELFKSASDGPLEVNAITVDKAMLTLKTDSFGNTNYDISKDKANASTEASSFAFDIDHYSINNSAITYIDDVSKMSLYISELNHTGSGIFSAEDSELDTKTEAHVSFTFDSINYLNNNPVKLDALIGLDLNNSKYTFKKNQGFINKLPLEFKGWVQLLENGQDIDITFENPESDFKNFLAVIPETYSKNINGVETTGEFKVKGIIKGMSTDTTIPKLDIQITSNNASFKYPDLPKRVENIVINTAIKNTTGLVDDTYIDINTLNFKIDNDVFKSSATLKNITKNMLVNANIDGVLNLANLSKAYPIDLEHRLTGILKAKLNTAFDMEALETNAYARIKNSGAASLSNFEFTSEEMVHPFNISEASLTFNPETVSLNNFKAKTGESDINATGTIKNLMGFLLSNNKLQGNFNLNSNVFKVSDFMAEESNETANKTNTPTEALKIPAFFDCTLNASANTVVYDNLNLKDVKGVLTIKYEQASITNLTSSIFDGALAINGDVSTKNETPTFNFNLGANNFDISKSFKGLELLQSLAPIANFIQGKLNTNISLSGNLGDDFTPNLSTVSGNALAELLSTKISENQSALLSKLTSSLNFIDFNKLNLKDLKTKLEFKDGKVSVKPFQIKYEDITIDVVGSHGFDKTLNYNAVFNVPAKYLGSEINRLIGKIDTKEANNISIPVTANITGNFTSPSVKTDLTSGVSNLTKQLIEIEKQKLIGQGKDKAKDLLSGLINGNKTKSDSLKTQQNNSVKNVLGGILEGNKTPTDSTKTNTTTNAVKNVLGNLLGSKKKAKDTVKQPGFLLNKMQ
- a CDS encoding class I SAM-dependent methyltransferase, whose protein sequence is MEKKSKTPWPTKAVMEQIYNMHLWGGHTFDFYSGEGSHEPKIITPYIETVITFLKSHKKPLVVCDLGCGDFNIGKHLIKFTKTYIAIDIVDSLIKRNKKLFKADNLEFHCINIAIDELPNADCIILRQVLQHLSNAEIKSILKKIHYYKYIILTEHIPLGDFIPNKDIISGQGIRLKHDSGVDLLKPPFNLKINCAKQLTTYYLDRPNKSQIITILYELP
- the mutS gene encoding DNA mismatch repair protein MutS, which gives rise to MAKKEKKETPLMKQYNAIKAKYPDALLLFRVGDFYETFGEDAIKTAGILGIILTKRGAGSESEIELAGFPHHSLNTYLPKLVKAGERVAICDQLEDPKQTKTIVKRGVTELVTPGVALNDEVLISKSNNFLCSVYFDKKNIGVSFLDISTGEFLTSQGNAEYIDKLLQNFNPSEVLVSKQKRTLFNETFGTDFHTFYLEDWVYQTDYAYETLIKHFNTKTLKGFGIEALQEGIIASGSVLHYLSETQHNKLEHIASISRIAEDDYVWMDKFTIRNLELYNSTNNNAVTLLSVIDKTISPMGGRMLKRWLALPLKSIDKIKQRHEVVSFFTKETSVLQKIQNQIKHIGDLERLISKIATGKVNPREVIQLKNSLEAIVPIKSIASNCTNESLKIIGDNLQSCDVLRAKVKEMLNEDAPVNVLKGHTISAGFSQELDELRGLSKSGKDYLDNMLKRESELTGITSLKIDSNNVFGYYIEVRNTHKDKVPDSWIRKQTLVNAERYITEELKEYETKILGAEDKILAIEQQLFAELVAWLNQYIKPVQQNAYLIGQLDCLCGFAQLAIDNNYIYPEMDASFDLDIKEGRHPVIEKQLPIGEAYIANDVFLDRATQQIIMITGPNMSGKSAILRQTALIVLLAQMGSFVPAKEARIGLVDKIFTRVGASDNISMGESTFMVEMNETASILNNISDRSLVLLDEIGRGTSTYDGISIAWAISEYLHEHPSKPKTLFATHYHELNEMTETFSRIKNFNVSVKELKDNVLFLRKLVEGGSEHSFGIHVAKMAGMPQQVLRRANQVLKKLEKSHSSEELTETVKSLNNEMQLSFFNLDDPLLENIKEEILHTDIDTLTPVEALMKLNEIKRMLVKKSKN
- a CDS encoding queuosine precursor transporter, with product MTLKNKLAAQRIYLLLGGLFITSLVVSNLIFQKFFYWYPFDMEIFGSKLFEISVGILPYPITFLITDLISEIYGKKRANDIVVVGIFASLFSLLIVFTASHVPATSWSYVSDDMFSTVFGNSAIAVFASMLTYLFAQFVDIQIYHFWKRVTKGKHLWIRNNFSTWFSQFVDTLSIVTLLCFFGIIDWANFNGLLISGFLFKLIIAVLDTPFLYLGVFLFSKRFNLKVNEEIDLI
- a CDS encoding RNA methyltransferase produces the protein MRKLKNSELDRLSVDDFKEAKKTPLIIVLDNIRSLNNIGSVFRTSDAFLVEKIYLCGITATPPNKDIHKTALGSTDTVAWQYVENTMDLIEKLKAQNIKICAIEQAENATMLNNFAPEAHTTYALVFGNEVKGVSQKVVSASDVVIEIPQYGTKHSLNISVSCGIVIWDVFSKLHQATQ